One Osmerus eperlanus chromosome 24, fOsmEpe2.1, whole genome shotgun sequence DNA window includes the following coding sequences:
- the ncln gene encoding BOS complex subunit ncln isoform X2 — protein MFEEASEVFDNMFKSSFPLTFIVFIPAVLILVSPLPAEAAHEFTVYRMQQYDLQGQPYGTRNAILNTEARSVEAEVLSRRCVIMRLVDFSYEKYQKALRQSAGAVVIILPKNMSTMPQDIVQQFMELEPEMLATETIVPVYFALEDEELLSIYTQTLTSSSSQDSSSAAEVLLHTATANGFQMVTSGAQSKAVSDWAITSLEGRLAGVGGEDLPTIVLVAHYDSFGVAPWLSYGADSNGSGVSMLLELARLFSRLYTYKRTHAGYNLLFFVSGGGKFNYQGTKRWLEDNLDHTDSSLLQDNVAFVLCLDTLGDEDHLHLHVSKPPKEGTPQHTLLKELETVSSSQYPEVKFSMVHKKINLADDTLAWEHERFGIRRLPAFTLSHLSSHREARRSSIMDVRSVSPSSRHGAGEPPAGPHVDVQKLGRNTKLIAEALARVIYNLTEKGAPGDLQIFTEQMVQEDQLSSVVDWLTAQPRAAQLVDKDSSVVSTLEYHLGRHLKDVRRHYVKADKRDPEFVFYDQLKQTMNAYRVKPAIFDLLLALCIAAYLGVMYLAIQHFGILYSVVRRITQPKTKQH, from the exons ATGTTTGAAGAGGCTAGTGAGGTGTTTGACAACATGTTCAAGTCATCGTTTCCCTTGACTTTCATTGTATTTATCCCAGCGGTTCTGATTTTAGTGTCACCACTTCCAGCCGAAGCGGCACATGAATTCACCGTGTACCGCATGCAACAATATGACCTGCAGGGACAACCGTACG GTACGAGGAACGCTATCCTCAACACAGAGGCTCGTAGCGTGGAGGCGGAGGTGTTAAGTCGTCGCTGTGTTATCATGCGGCTGGTTGACTTTTCCTATGAGAAGTACCAGAAGGCCTTGCGGCAGTCGGCTGGTGCCGTGGTCATCATCCTGCCCAAGAACATGTCCACCATGCCGCAGGATATAGTCCAG cAGTTCATGGAGCTGGAGCCAGAGATGCTAGCCACGGAGACAATTGTCCCTGTGTACTTTGCTctggaggacgaggagctgCTGTCCATCTATACCCAGACGCTCACCTCGTCCTCGTCCCAGGACTCGTCCTCTGCAGCTGAAG TGCTGCTTCACACAGCCACGGCCAACGGCTTCCAGATGGTGACCAGTGGAGCCCAGAGCAAAGCTGTTAGTGACTGGGCCATCACTAGCCTggag GGGCGTCTTGCTGGGGTCGGAGGGGAGGACCTGCCCACCATCGTGCTGGTGGCCCACTATGACTCCTTCGGCGTGGCCCCG TGGCTGTCGTACGGAGCTGACTCTAACGGCAGTGGTGTGTCTATGCTGTTGGAACTGGCTCGTCTCTTCTCCAGACTGTATACATACAAGAGGACGCATGCTGG GTACAAcctgctgttctttgtgtcaggGGGAGGAAAGTTTAACTACCAGGGCACCAAGCGCTGGCTGGAGGACAACCTGGATCACACAG ACTCCAGTCTGCTGCAGGACAACGTTGCGTTCGTCTTGTGTCTGGACACCCTGGGTGATGAAGACCACCTGCACCTGCACGTGTCCAAGCCCCCTAAGGAGGGCAcgccccaacacaccctgctgaaggagctggagacg gtGTCGTCCAGTCAGTACCCTGAGGTCAAGTTCTCCATGGTCCACAAGAAGATCAACCTGGCGGACGACACGCTGGCCTGGGAACACGAGCGCTTCGGTATCCGCCGCCTGCCGGCCTTCACGCTGTCCCACCTGTCGAGCCACCGCGAGGCGCGGCGGTCCAGCATCATGGACGTGCGGTCAGTGTCCCCCTCATCTCGCCATGGAGCAGGAGAGCCTCCTGCTGG GCCTCATGTGGACGTACAGAAGTTGGGCAGGAACACCAAGCTGATAGCTGAGGCTCTGGCCCGGGTCATCTACAACCTCACTGAGaag ggggCTCCAGGAGACCTGCAGATCTTCACTGAGCAGATG GTACAGGAGGATCAGCTGTCGTCAGTAGTTGATTGGCTGACggcccagcccagagcagcCCAACTGGTGGACAAGGACAGCAGCGTGGTCAGTACCCTGGAGTACCACCTGGGGCGCCACCTGAAGGACGTACGCCGCCACTACGTCAAAGCAGACAAGAG GGACCCCGAGTTTGTGTTCTACGACCAGCTCAAACAGACAATGAACGCCTACAG AGTGAAGCCAGCCATTTTCGACCTGCTGTTGGCGCTCTGCATAGCAGCCTACCTGGGGGTCATGTACCTGGCCatacag CACTTTGGGATCCTCTACAGCGTGGTGCGTAGGATCACCCAGCCCAAGACCAAGCAGCATTAA
- the ncln gene encoding BOS complex subunit ncln isoform X3 yields the protein MFEEASEVFDNMFKSSFPLTFIVFIPAVLILVSPLPAEAAHEFTVYRMQQYDLQGQPYGTRNAILNTEARSVEAEVLSRRCVIMRLVDFSYEKYQKALRQSAGAVVIILPKNMSTMPQDIVQQFMELEPEMLATETIVPVYFALEDEELLSIYTQTLTSSSSQDSSSAAEVLLHTATANGFQMVTSGAQSKAVSDWAITSLEGRLAGVGGEDLPTIVLVAHYDSFGVAPWLSYGADSNGSGVSMLLELARLFSRLYTYKRTHAGYNLLFFVSGGGKFNYQGTKRWLEDNLDHTDSSLLQDNVAFVLCLDTLGDEDHLHLHVSKPPKEGTPQHTLLKELETVSSSQYPEVKFSMVHKKINLADDTLAWEHERFGIRRLPAFTLSHLSSHREARRSSIMDVRPHVDVQKLGRNTKLIAEALARVIYNLTEKGAPGDLQIFTEQMQVQEDQLSSVVDWLTAQPRAAQLVDKDSSVVSTLEYHLGRHLKDVRRHYVKADKRDPEFVFYDQLKQTMNAYRVKPAIFDLLLALCIAAYLGVMYLAIQHFGILYSVVRRITQPKTKQH from the exons ATGTTTGAAGAGGCTAGTGAGGTGTTTGACAACATGTTCAAGTCATCGTTTCCCTTGACTTTCATTGTATTTATCCCAGCGGTTCTGATTTTAGTGTCACCACTTCCAGCCGAAGCGGCACATGAATTCACCGTGTACCGCATGCAACAATATGACCTGCAGGGACAACCGTACG GTACGAGGAACGCTATCCTCAACACAGAGGCTCGTAGCGTGGAGGCGGAGGTGTTAAGTCGTCGCTGTGTTATCATGCGGCTGGTTGACTTTTCCTATGAGAAGTACCAGAAGGCCTTGCGGCAGTCGGCTGGTGCCGTGGTCATCATCCTGCCCAAGAACATGTCCACCATGCCGCAGGATATAGTCCAG cAGTTCATGGAGCTGGAGCCAGAGATGCTAGCCACGGAGACAATTGTCCCTGTGTACTTTGCTctggaggacgaggagctgCTGTCCATCTATACCCAGACGCTCACCTCGTCCTCGTCCCAGGACTCGTCCTCTGCAGCTGAAG TGCTGCTTCACACAGCCACGGCCAACGGCTTCCAGATGGTGACCAGTGGAGCCCAGAGCAAAGCTGTTAGTGACTGGGCCATCACTAGCCTggag GGGCGTCTTGCTGGGGTCGGAGGGGAGGACCTGCCCACCATCGTGCTGGTGGCCCACTATGACTCCTTCGGCGTGGCCCCG TGGCTGTCGTACGGAGCTGACTCTAACGGCAGTGGTGTGTCTATGCTGTTGGAACTGGCTCGTCTCTTCTCCAGACTGTATACATACAAGAGGACGCATGCTGG GTACAAcctgctgttctttgtgtcaggGGGAGGAAAGTTTAACTACCAGGGCACCAAGCGCTGGCTGGAGGACAACCTGGATCACACAG ACTCCAGTCTGCTGCAGGACAACGTTGCGTTCGTCTTGTGTCTGGACACCCTGGGTGATGAAGACCACCTGCACCTGCACGTGTCCAAGCCCCCTAAGGAGGGCAcgccccaacacaccctgctgaaggagctggagacg gtGTCGTCCAGTCAGTACCCTGAGGTCAAGTTCTCCATGGTCCACAAGAAGATCAACCTGGCGGACGACACGCTGGCCTGGGAACACGAGCGCTTCGGTATCCGCCGCCTGCCGGCCTTCACGCTGTCCCACCTGTCGAGCCACCGCGAGGCGCGGCGGTCCAGCATCATGGACGTGCG GCCTCATGTGGACGTACAGAAGTTGGGCAGGAACACCAAGCTGATAGCTGAGGCTCTGGCCCGGGTCATCTACAACCTCACTGAGaag ggggCTCCAGGAGACCTGCAGATCTTCACTGAGCAGATG cagGTACAGGAGGATCAGCTGTCGTCAGTAGTTGATTGGCTGACggcccagcccagagcagcCCAACTGGTGGACAAGGACAGCAGCGTGGTCAGTACCCTGGAGTACCACCTGGGGCGCCACCTGAAGGACGTACGCCGCCACTACGTCAAAGCAGACAAGAG GGACCCCGAGTTTGTGTTCTACGACCAGCTCAAACAGACAATGAACGCCTACAG AGTGAAGCCAGCCATTTTCGACCTGCTGTTGGCGCTCTGCATAGCAGCCTACCTGGGGGTCATGTACCTGGCCatacag CACTTTGGGATCCTCTACAGCGTGGTGCGTAGGATCACCCAGCCCAAGACCAAGCAGCATTAA
- the ncln gene encoding BOS complex subunit ncln isoform X1 — MFEEASEVFDNMFKSSFPLTFIVFIPAVLILVSPLPAEAAHEFTVYRMQQYDLQGQPYGTRNAILNTEARSVEAEVLSRRCVIMRLVDFSYEKYQKALRQSAGAVVIILPKNMSTMPQDIVQQFMELEPEMLATETIVPVYFALEDEELLSIYTQTLTSSSSQDSSSAAEVLLHTATANGFQMVTSGAQSKAVSDWAITSLEGRLAGVGGEDLPTIVLVAHYDSFGVAPWLSYGADSNGSGVSMLLELARLFSRLYTYKRTHAGYNLLFFVSGGGKFNYQGTKRWLEDNLDHTDSSLLQDNVAFVLCLDTLGDEDHLHLHVSKPPKEGTPQHTLLKELETVSSSQYPEVKFSMVHKKINLADDTLAWEHERFGIRRLPAFTLSHLSSHREARRSSIMDVRSVSPSSRHGAGEPPAGPHVDVQKLGRNTKLIAEALARVIYNLTEKGAPGDLQIFTEQMQVQEDQLSSVVDWLTAQPRAAQLVDKDSSVVSTLEYHLGRHLKDVRRHYVKADKRDPEFVFYDQLKQTMNAYRVKPAIFDLLLALCIAAYLGVMYLAIQHFGILYSVVRRITQPKTKQH; from the exons ATGTTTGAAGAGGCTAGTGAGGTGTTTGACAACATGTTCAAGTCATCGTTTCCCTTGACTTTCATTGTATTTATCCCAGCGGTTCTGATTTTAGTGTCACCACTTCCAGCCGAAGCGGCACATGAATTCACCGTGTACCGCATGCAACAATATGACCTGCAGGGACAACCGTACG GTACGAGGAACGCTATCCTCAACACAGAGGCTCGTAGCGTGGAGGCGGAGGTGTTAAGTCGTCGCTGTGTTATCATGCGGCTGGTTGACTTTTCCTATGAGAAGTACCAGAAGGCCTTGCGGCAGTCGGCTGGTGCCGTGGTCATCATCCTGCCCAAGAACATGTCCACCATGCCGCAGGATATAGTCCAG cAGTTCATGGAGCTGGAGCCAGAGATGCTAGCCACGGAGACAATTGTCCCTGTGTACTTTGCTctggaggacgaggagctgCTGTCCATCTATACCCAGACGCTCACCTCGTCCTCGTCCCAGGACTCGTCCTCTGCAGCTGAAG TGCTGCTTCACACAGCCACGGCCAACGGCTTCCAGATGGTGACCAGTGGAGCCCAGAGCAAAGCTGTTAGTGACTGGGCCATCACTAGCCTggag GGGCGTCTTGCTGGGGTCGGAGGGGAGGACCTGCCCACCATCGTGCTGGTGGCCCACTATGACTCCTTCGGCGTGGCCCCG TGGCTGTCGTACGGAGCTGACTCTAACGGCAGTGGTGTGTCTATGCTGTTGGAACTGGCTCGTCTCTTCTCCAGACTGTATACATACAAGAGGACGCATGCTGG GTACAAcctgctgttctttgtgtcaggGGGAGGAAAGTTTAACTACCAGGGCACCAAGCGCTGGCTGGAGGACAACCTGGATCACACAG ACTCCAGTCTGCTGCAGGACAACGTTGCGTTCGTCTTGTGTCTGGACACCCTGGGTGATGAAGACCACCTGCACCTGCACGTGTCCAAGCCCCCTAAGGAGGGCAcgccccaacacaccctgctgaaggagctggagacg gtGTCGTCCAGTCAGTACCCTGAGGTCAAGTTCTCCATGGTCCACAAGAAGATCAACCTGGCGGACGACACGCTGGCCTGGGAACACGAGCGCTTCGGTATCCGCCGCCTGCCGGCCTTCACGCTGTCCCACCTGTCGAGCCACCGCGAGGCGCGGCGGTCCAGCATCATGGACGTGCGGTCAGTGTCCCCCTCATCTCGCCATGGAGCAGGAGAGCCTCCTGCTGG GCCTCATGTGGACGTACAGAAGTTGGGCAGGAACACCAAGCTGATAGCTGAGGCTCTGGCCCGGGTCATCTACAACCTCACTGAGaag ggggCTCCAGGAGACCTGCAGATCTTCACTGAGCAGATG cagGTACAGGAGGATCAGCTGTCGTCAGTAGTTGATTGGCTGACggcccagcccagagcagcCCAACTGGTGGACAAGGACAGCAGCGTGGTCAGTACCCTGGAGTACCACCTGGGGCGCCACCTGAAGGACGTACGCCGCCACTACGTCAAAGCAGACAAGAG GGACCCCGAGTTTGTGTTCTACGACCAGCTCAAACAGACAATGAACGCCTACAG AGTGAAGCCAGCCATTTTCGACCTGCTGTTGGCGCTCTGCATAGCAGCCTACCTGGGGGTCATGTACCTGGCCatacag CACTTTGGGATCCTCTACAGCGTGGTGCGTAGGATCACCCAGCCCAAGACCAAGCAGCATTAA
- the ncln gene encoding BOS complex subunit ncln isoform X4 gives MFEEASEVFDNMFKSSFPLTFIVFIPAVLILVSPLPAEAAHEFTVYRMQQYDLQGQPYGTRNAILNTEARSVEAEVLSRRCVIMRLVDFSYEKYQKALRQSAGAVVIILPKNMSTMPQDIVQQFMELEPEMLATETIVPVYFALEDEELLSIYTQTLTSSSSQDSSSAAEVLLHTATANGFQMVTSGAQSKAVSDWAITSLEGRLAGVGGEDLPTIVLVAHYDSFGVAPWLSYGADSNGSGVSMLLELARLFSRLYTYKRTHAGYNLLFFVSGGGKFNYQGTKRWLEDNLDHTDSSLLQDNVAFVLCLDTLGDEDHLHLHVSKPPKEGTPQHTLLKELETVSSSQYPEVKFSMVHKKINLADDTLAWEHERFGIRRLPAFTLSHLSSHREARRSSIMDVRPHVDVQKLGRNTKLIAEALARVIYNLTEKGAPGDLQIFTEQMVQEDQLSSVVDWLTAQPRAAQLVDKDSSVVSTLEYHLGRHLKDVRRHYVKADKRDPEFVFYDQLKQTMNAYRVKPAIFDLLLALCIAAYLGVMYLAIQHFGILYSVVRRITQPKTKQH, from the exons ATGTTTGAAGAGGCTAGTGAGGTGTTTGACAACATGTTCAAGTCATCGTTTCCCTTGACTTTCATTGTATTTATCCCAGCGGTTCTGATTTTAGTGTCACCACTTCCAGCCGAAGCGGCACATGAATTCACCGTGTACCGCATGCAACAATATGACCTGCAGGGACAACCGTACG GTACGAGGAACGCTATCCTCAACACAGAGGCTCGTAGCGTGGAGGCGGAGGTGTTAAGTCGTCGCTGTGTTATCATGCGGCTGGTTGACTTTTCCTATGAGAAGTACCAGAAGGCCTTGCGGCAGTCGGCTGGTGCCGTGGTCATCATCCTGCCCAAGAACATGTCCACCATGCCGCAGGATATAGTCCAG cAGTTCATGGAGCTGGAGCCAGAGATGCTAGCCACGGAGACAATTGTCCCTGTGTACTTTGCTctggaggacgaggagctgCTGTCCATCTATACCCAGACGCTCACCTCGTCCTCGTCCCAGGACTCGTCCTCTGCAGCTGAAG TGCTGCTTCACACAGCCACGGCCAACGGCTTCCAGATGGTGACCAGTGGAGCCCAGAGCAAAGCTGTTAGTGACTGGGCCATCACTAGCCTggag GGGCGTCTTGCTGGGGTCGGAGGGGAGGACCTGCCCACCATCGTGCTGGTGGCCCACTATGACTCCTTCGGCGTGGCCCCG TGGCTGTCGTACGGAGCTGACTCTAACGGCAGTGGTGTGTCTATGCTGTTGGAACTGGCTCGTCTCTTCTCCAGACTGTATACATACAAGAGGACGCATGCTGG GTACAAcctgctgttctttgtgtcaggGGGAGGAAAGTTTAACTACCAGGGCACCAAGCGCTGGCTGGAGGACAACCTGGATCACACAG ACTCCAGTCTGCTGCAGGACAACGTTGCGTTCGTCTTGTGTCTGGACACCCTGGGTGATGAAGACCACCTGCACCTGCACGTGTCCAAGCCCCCTAAGGAGGGCAcgccccaacacaccctgctgaaggagctggagacg gtGTCGTCCAGTCAGTACCCTGAGGTCAAGTTCTCCATGGTCCACAAGAAGATCAACCTGGCGGACGACACGCTGGCCTGGGAACACGAGCGCTTCGGTATCCGCCGCCTGCCGGCCTTCACGCTGTCCCACCTGTCGAGCCACCGCGAGGCGCGGCGGTCCAGCATCATGGACGTGCG GCCTCATGTGGACGTACAGAAGTTGGGCAGGAACACCAAGCTGATAGCTGAGGCTCTGGCCCGGGTCATCTACAACCTCACTGAGaag ggggCTCCAGGAGACCTGCAGATCTTCACTGAGCAGATG GTACAGGAGGATCAGCTGTCGTCAGTAGTTGATTGGCTGACggcccagcccagagcagcCCAACTGGTGGACAAGGACAGCAGCGTGGTCAGTACCCTGGAGTACCACCTGGGGCGCCACCTGAAGGACGTACGCCGCCACTACGTCAAAGCAGACAAGAG GGACCCCGAGTTTGTGTTCTACGACCAGCTCAAACAGACAATGAACGCCTACAG AGTGAAGCCAGCCATTTTCGACCTGCTGTTGGCGCTCTGCATAGCAGCCTACCTGGGGGTCATGTACCTGGCCatacag CACTTTGGGATCCTCTACAGCGTGGTGCGTAGGATCACCCAGCCCAAGACCAAGCAGCATTAA